In Phreatobacter stygius, a genomic segment contains:
- a CDS encoding isocitrate lyase/PEP mutase family protein — MHNSAQILRARLQERPVLVAPGVIDPLTAVLAVNAGFEALYLTGAGIAYTRLGMADVGLTTMTEVTEVIARIADKVDVPLIVDGDTGFGNAITVQRTIRFFERAGAAAIQIEDQTFPKRCGHLRGKDVVPVEEMVGKIKAAVDARVNGLLVIGRTDAGAVEGFERAFERAERYAEAGADIIFVEAPRTNEELAAVPKALGGKRPLMANMVEGGRTPMTPVSELEAMGYDLVVFSAGVVRAMARIARSFYDTLKADGTSDAIRDQMYSFDELAEIVGTTQLLEQGRKYDAAGGGGA; from the coding sequence ATGCACAACTCGGCCCAGATCCTGCGCGCACGCCTTCAAGAGCGTCCCGTCCTGGTGGCACCTGGTGTCATCGATCCGCTGACCGCGGTGCTGGCGGTCAATGCCGGCTTCGAGGCGCTCTACCTGACCGGCGCCGGCATCGCCTATACGCGGCTCGGCATGGCCGATGTCGGGCTCACCACCATGACCGAGGTGACCGAAGTGATCGCCCGCATCGCCGACAAGGTCGATGTGCCGCTGATCGTCGACGGCGATACCGGCTTCGGCAATGCCATCACCGTCCAGCGCACCATCCGCTTCTTCGAGCGGGCAGGCGCCGCCGCCATCCAGATCGAGGACCAGACCTTTCCGAAACGCTGCGGCCATCTGCGCGGCAAGGACGTGGTGCCGGTCGAGGAAATGGTCGGCAAGATCAAGGCGGCGGTCGACGCCCGGGTCAACGGCCTGCTGGTCATCGGCCGCACCGATGCGGGCGCTGTCGAGGGCTTCGAACGGGCCTTCGAGCGGGCCGAGCGTTATGCCGAGGCCGGCGCCGACATCATTTTTGTCGAGGCGCCGCGCACCAACGAGGAACTGGCCGCAGTGCCCAAGGCGCTCGGCGGCAAGCGGCCGCTGATGGCCAATATGGTCGAGGGCGGGCGCACGCCGATGACCCCGGTCAGCGAGCTGGAGGCCATGGGCTACGACCTCGTGGTGTTCTCGGCCGGCGTCGTGCGCGCCATGGCCAGGATCGCCAGGTCCTTCTACGACACGTTGAAGGCCGACGGCACCTCGGATGCCATTCGCGACCAGATGTATTCCTTCGATGAGCTCGCCGAGATCGTCGGCACCACCCAGCTCCTGGAACAGGGCCGCAAATATGATGCGGCCGGCGGAGGCGGGGCGTGA
- a CDS encoding hydantoinase B/oxoprolinase family protein encodes MTALDPVTLAVLKGRLEQIADEMDATLYRSAFNPIIAEARDACHGLYHRDTGDTLVQGTKGLPIFVGAMAFAVKAVIDKVALQGDLNPGDTFIFNDQYAGGTHLNDFRLVRPIFRDGRLFCWLASAGHWLDIGGNVPGGYNPVATESFQEGVLIPVVKLIARGELRQDIVDILAANSRLPSSNWGDLNGQLNALDLGEKRLGSLLDDYGEAVVDQAFQAFSDRAEALMREAIGALPDGIYAFEDYLDNDGITDEKLTVALDLTISGDRMTLDFSRSSPPCQGPINISTATTVAACYVALKHVFTEVPANAGCLRPIAFVIPDTTLLGARAPKPMAGYTETILRLIGVVFGALAIAVPDRATAGPFGTINALSIAGHRANGARWVMFSFFGGGLGGNPESDGLSHANNPISTATIPPVEILEAAYPVMFTQWALRPDSAGAGQHRGGLGAVYEIELLDERGAEVFLLGERGRYAPFGVNGGTAAALNRFTWTDDTGTHVPPMASKITGVKLGQGHRVRLETPGGGGFGDPARRDPQAIARDVIFEYVTPGHLETNYANSLGDET; translated from the coding sequence GTGACCGCGCTCGACCCGGTCACCCTGGCGGTCCTGAAGGGCCGGCTCGAGCAGATCGCCGACGAGATGGACGCGACGCTCTACCGCTCGGCCTTCAATCCGATCATCGCGGAGGCGCGCGATGCCTGCCACGGGCTCTACCACCGCGACACCGGCGACACGCTGGTGCAGGGCACCAAGGGCCTGCCGATCTTCGTCGGCGCCATGGCCTTCGCGGTCAAGGCGGTGATCGACAAGGTCGCGCTCCAGGGTGATCTGAACCCCGGCGACACCTTCATCTTCAACGATCAATATGCCGGCGGCACCCATCTCAACGATTTCCGCCTGGTCCGGCCGATCTTCCGCGACGGCCGGCTGTTCTGCTGGCTCGCCTCCGCCGGTCATTGGCTCGACATCGGCGGCAATGTGCCGGGCGGCTACAATCCGGTCGCCACCGAGAGCTTCCAGGAAGGCGTGCTGATCCCGGTCGTCAAGCTGATCGCCAGGGGCGAGCTTCGCCAGGACATCGTCGACATCCTCGCCGCCAATTCGCGCCTGCCCAGTTCCAACTGGGGCGATCTCAACGGCCAGCTGAATGCGCTCGACCTGGGCGAGAAGCGCCTCGGCAGCCTGCTCGACGACTATGGCGAGGCGGTCGTCGACCAGGCCTTCCAGGCCTTTTCCGACCGCGCCGAGGCCTTGATGCGCGAGGCGATCGGCGCGCTGCCCGACGGCATCTATGCCTTCGAGGACTATCTCGACAATGACGGCATCACCGACGAGAAACTGACGGTGGCGCTCGACCTCACCATTTCAGGCGACCGGATGACGCTGGATTTCTCGCGCTCCTCGCCGCCTTGCCAGGGGCCGATCAACATCTCGACCGCCACCACGGTCGCCGCCTGCTATGTGGCGCTCAAGCATGTCTTTACCGAAGTGCCGGCCAATGCCGGCTGCCTGAGGCCGATTGCCTTCGTCATTCCCGACACCACCCTGCTCGGGGCGCGGGCGCCCAAGCCGATGGCCGGTTATACCGAGACCATCCTGCGCCTGATCGGCGTGGTGTTCGGCGCGCTCGCCATTGCGGTGCCGGACCGGGCCACAGCGGGGCCCTTCGGCACCATCAACGCGCTGTCGATCGCCGGCCACCGCGCCAATGGCGCGCGCTGGGTGATGTTCTCCTTCTTCGGCGGCGGCCTTGGCGGCAATCCGGAGAGCGACGGCCTCAGCCATGCCAACAATCCGATTTCGACCGCCACCATTCCACCGGTCGAGATCCTGGAGGCTGCCTATCCCGTGATGTTCACCCAATGGGCGCTGCGTCCGGATTCGGCCGGCGCCGGCCAGCATCGCGGCGGGCTCGGCGCGGTCTACGAGATCGAGCTTCTGGACGAGCGGGGCGCCGAGGTCTTCCTGCTCGGCGAACGTGGCCGTTACGCGCCGTTCGGCGTCAATGGCGGAACCGCGGCCGCGCTCAACCGCTTCACCTGGACCGACGACACCGGCACGCATGTGCCGCCGATGGCCTCCAAGATCACCGGGGTCAAGCTCGGGCAGGGACATCGCGTCAGGCTGGAAACGCCTGGCGGCGGCGGCTTCGGCGATCCGGCCAGGCGCGATCCGCAGGCGATCGCCCGCGACGTGATCTTTGAATATGTCACGCCCGGCCATCTCGAAACCAACTATGCCAATAGCCTGGGAGACGAGACATGA